In Desulfopila inferna, the following are encoded in one genomic region:
- a CDS encoding VOC family protein: protein MVEPIPEGYKSLTPMFVFKDARKAIEFYKEAFGAEERFVMPGPDGKGVMHAELKIGSSIIMLGEENPQYDCKSAETFGGSPVSFYLYVEKVDEAFKIAVDAGAEVQMAVEEMFWGDRMGSVLDPFGYSWSLATHTRDLTPEEIAEGAKTACGQSPKE, encoded by the coding sequence ATGGTAGAACCAATCCCGGAAGGATACAAAAGCCTGACACCGATGTTCGTGTTCAAGGATGCCCGCAAGGCCATCGAATTCTATAAAGAAGCCTTCGGCGCCGAAGAGCGTTTCGTCATGCCGGGACCGGACGGCAAAGGGGTGATGCACGCCGAACTCAAGATTGGATCCTCGATCATCATGTTGGGCGAAGAAAATCCGCAGTATGACTGTAAGAGCGCTGAGACCTTCGGTGGCTCTCCCGTCAGTTTTTATTTGTATGTTGAAAAGGTTGACGAAGCCTTCAAAATTGCGGTTGATGCAGGCGCTGAAGTCCAGATGGCTGTTGAGGAGATGTTTTGGGGAGACCGCATGGGTTCGGTGCTGGATCCGTTCGGTTACAGCTGGAGCCTTGCCACCCACACCAGGGACCTGACTCCGGAGGAGATCGCCGAAGGCGCCAAGACCGCCTGTGGTCAGTCGCCGAAGGAGTAG